One stretch of Flavobacteriales bacterium DNA includes these proteins:
- a CDS encoding T9SS type A sorting domain-containing protein: MKNLLLFTFAILSFTVFSQSISVEAHKTEVDPSCCTTLIGDIGTEITVRNTSDETINIMVSRQTLNQTLGTENYFCWNACYGASTSVSPDGKMFAPQQVDENSFQVHYDNQGYKPASATVKYCAFNEANPSDSACTIVYYSFAATSVNDNFNSSYFSEFHPNPTSSTAFLDYNLNSSDVAEIVVTDMLGSIVKKEIIKNKNGTFKFDVSDTKMGLYFANILVNGEFKTMKRLVVSR; the protein is encoded by the coding sequence TTGAGTTTCACGGTGTTTTCTCAAAGTATCTCTGTGGAAGCTCATAAAACAGAGGTTGACCCTTCTTGTTGTACGACTCTAATTGGTGATATAGGAACGGAGATTACGGTCAGAAATACTTCTGATGAAACAATTAATATTATGGTTTCCAGGCAAACGCTTAATCAAACATTAGGTACAGAGAATTACTTTTGTTGGAATGCGTGTTATGGTGCTTCTACAAGTGTTTCCCCCGATGGAAAAATGTTTGCACCACAACAGGTTGATGAAAACAGCTTTCAAGTGCATTATGACAACCAAGGCTATAAACCAGCATCTGCTACTGTAAAGTATTGTGCTTTTAATGAGGCTAACCCATCTGATTCAGCATGTACAATAGTTTATTACTCTTTTGCTGCTACTTCTGTGAATGACAATTTTAATAGCTCTTATTTTTCTGAGTTCCACCCCAATCCAACGTCTTCAACAGCTTTTTTAGATTATAATTTAAATTCAAGTGATGTGGCGGAAATAGTAGTTACAGATATGCTAGGTTCTATTGTAAAAAAGGAAATTATTAAAAATAAAAACGGCACATTTAAGTTTGATGTTAGTGACACTAAAATGGGTTTGTATTTTGCTAACATTTTGGTCAATGGCGAGTTCAAAACAATGAAACGCTTAGTAGTCAGTAGATAA